In Hallerella succinigenes, the following are encoded in one genomic region:
- the hemG gene encoding protoporphyrinogen oxidase, whose translation MKNIAIIGAGITGLSAAFYAKKAGNSVKVFEKMSRVGGVMHTLQKNGFTYETGPSTGSVSLPEVVELYEDLGIQDLLEQASSIAGNRFILKKGKLCALPSGLISGLTTPLFSWKDKFGMPFEPFRKRGTDPNESLSEMVRRRLGQSILDYAVDPFVSGVYAGNPDVMIPKYALPKLYNLEHNHGSFIRGTIAKMKEPKPERNKKATKKVFSTQGGLSVLAEHLEKAIGKENFVLGLSPVVVQENGKFKIVAGENSFGPFDNVIYTAGASHIFEALPFAQEKFPGANQVLYAKVSEVAIGFNKWEGVPLNGFGALMPSKEKRNILGILYMSTLFKNRAPKGGVLLSVFVGGLRHPDFIDLPEDKFKEMVCKEVADIMKIPNMKPDLFEVTHHEEAIPQYDLKTPVREEAYKGIEKAYPGILMGGNGIDGIGMAKRIAQGRELAGRV comes from the coding sequence ATGAAAAACATTGCGATTATCGGCGCCGGCATCACCGGCCTCTCTGCTGCTTTTTACGCGAAAAAAGCCGGAAATTCCGTTAAAGTCTTTGAAAAAATGAGCCGTGTCGGCGGTGTCATGCACACCCTCCAAAAGAACGGCTTTACTTACGAAACCGGTCCGAGCACAGGTTCCGTCAGCCTCCCGGAGGTCGTCGAACTTTACGAAGACTTGGGAATTCAGGACCTTCTCGAACAGGCTTCAAGCATTGCCGGGAATCGCTTTATTTTGAAAAAAGGCAAGCTTTGCGCACTGCCATCGGGACTTATCAGCGGTCTCACGACTCCGCTCTTCTCTTGGAAGGACAAGTTCGGAATGCCGTTTGAACCGTTCCGCAAGCGCGGAACCGATCCGAATGAAAGCCTTTCGGAAATGGTCCGCCGACGCCTGGGACAGTCGATTCTCGACTATGCCGTAGACCCGTTTGTTTCGGGTGTCTATGCAGGCAATCCGGACGTGATGATACCCAAATACGCCCTGCCGAAACTTTACAATCTAGAACACAATCACGGCAGCTTTATCCGTGGCACTATCGCCAAAATGAAAGAACCGAAGCCAGAACGCAACAAGAAGGCGACCAAAAAGGTCTTCTCCACTCAAGGCGGTCTTTCGGTCCTCGCCGAACATTTGGAAAAAGCCATCGGAAAAGAAAACTTCGTACTCGGGCTTTCTCCCGTCGTCGTTCAGGAAAATGGAAAGTTTAAAATCGTCGCCGGCGAAAATTCCTTTGGCCCCTTCGACAACGTAATCTATACCGCAGGCGCAAGCCACATCTTTGAAGCGCTTCCCTTTGCACAGGAAAAATTCCCCGGTGCAAACCAGGTGCTCTACGCCAAGGTTTCGGAAGTCGCCATCGGCTTCAACAAGTGGGAAGGCGTGCCGCTGAACGGTTTCGGCGCACTCATGCCGTCCAAGGAAAAACGCAACATTCTCGGCATCCTCTACATGTCGACACTTTTCAAGAATCGCGCACCCAAGGGTGGCGTCCTTCTCTCTGTCTTTGTCGGCGGACTCCGTCACCCGGACTTTATCGACCTCCCCGAAGACAAGTTCAAGGAAATGGTTTGCAAGGAAGTCGCAGACATCATGAAGATTCCAAACATGAAACCGGACCTCTTTGAAGTCACCCACCATGAAGAAGCGATTCCGCAATACGACTTGAAGACCCCTGTTCGCGAAGAAGCTTACAAGGGCATCGAAAAGGCGTATCCGGGCATTTTGATGGGCGGGAACGGGATCGATGGCATCGGCATGGCAAAGCGAATCGCGCAAGGACGCGAACTTGCGGGCCGTGTTTAA
- a CDS encoding carbohydrate-binding protein — MKGFGVAVVSAFLLVGGANASRQMENLDRGLVAVKVSGGVYLSWRLFGTDLSSTVAFNLYRDGKLVNASPITGATNYTDAAGTSSSKYEVRPVIAGVEKSADKTVSVWSSQKLVINLDRPAGGSNSSGSYTYSPNDIAVGDLDGDGEYELVLKWDPSNSQDNSKAGYTGNVFIDAYKLNGKKLWRIDLGMNIRAGAHYTQMLVGDYDSDGYAEVALKTAPGTKDGLGKYISKGAAAGETGHKTDYRNSKGYVLSGNEYLTIFNGQTGAEMATVAYNPSRGKVSDWGDSYGNRVDRFLATNAYLDGVKPSMVFQRGYYTRMALSAYDWDGTNLTQRWYYNAASKGQECYGQGNHNLSAGDVDGDGFDEIIEGNCAIDHNGKFMYRVGYGHGDAIHFGDLVPDRPGLEVWEVHEEKPYGYNLHDAKTGKVIFYETSSSDNGRGLSADVDNTSRGHEFWSAANWNTYNSNGTAIASSRPAYNFRIYWDGDPYDELLDNTTISKWNSSTKKSSNLITFEGNSCNSTKATPNISADILGDWREEVILHNGSNQLYLYTTTIPTEKRMYTLMHDPIYRLGISWQNTAYNQPPHLGFWLANDKDSIPVPDIELVGSVTVPTLIKQGAGSSNQLVLWTEAIEAFSYAYKGCSGAKVEGLPEGITAKIADGTVAISGTPTETGTFPFTVTTYGGEGDAAVKTGSITVIPKAMTSTTGEILSWVNAAYPTDGYGGYEESNAGWIDSGYYNFVNDLTGFGEWKLLSEKTAGNANLTIRFANGGSADRMMNLVFNDSTIGAVSFPSTGNWTTYDSVVIPVVLQKGLNTIALYSMMSDGGPNVDEFEFDAEGVRQWTIEDTSWVNQNLKGEEESEEEKKEDSEGEALMIQGMSSVQAAALSASRNGISYRIPVARASLAVFDANGNVVLKQIVGRQGVIVQEWDALPAGNYIIGIRANGKFLTKISTTKK; from the coding sequence ATGAAAGGGTTTGGTGTTGCGGTTGTTTCTGCGTTTTTACTCGTGGGTGGAGCAAATGCGTCTCGTCAAATGGAAAATTTGGATCGAGGACTGGTTGCGGTAAAGGTAAGCGGGGGAGTTTACTTAAGCTGGCGCTTGTTTGGCACGGACTTGTCTTCGACCGTAGCGTTCAACCTTTATCGGGATGGAAAATTGGTGAACGCGAGCCCGATTACCGGGGCGACGAATTACACGGATGCGGCGGGAACGTCGAGTTCAAAGTATGAAGTTCGACCCGTGATCGCTGGCGTGGAAAAGAGCGCAGACAAAACCGTTTCCGTCTGGTCTTCTCAAAAGCTTGTCATCAACTTGGACCGTCCGGCAGGCGGTTCGAATTCAAGTGGTAGTTACACCTATTCTCCAAATGATATCGCTGTCGGCGATTTGGACGGAGACGGTGAATATGAATTGGTTCTCAAATGGGACCCGAGCAATTCCCAGGATAATTCCAAGGCGGGCTATACGGGAAATGTCTTTATCGACGCGTACAAGTTGAACGGCAAAAAACTCTGGCGAATTGACTTGGGCATGAACATTCGCGCCGGTGCGCATTACACGCAAATGCTCGTCGGCGACTATGACTCCGACGGGTATGCGGAAGTCGCCTTGAAAACGGCGCCTGGAACTAAAGATGGTCTTGGAAAATATATCAGCAAGGGCGCTGCCGCAGGCGAAACCGGACACAAGACCGATTACCGCAATTCCAAAGGATATGTTTTAAGCGGAAATGAATACCTGACGATTTTCAACGGACAGACCGGTGCCGAAATGGCGACTGTCGCCTACAATCCGAGCCGTGGAAAGGTGAGCGACTGGGGAGACTCTTACGGCAATCGTGTGGATCGTTTCCTCGCCACGAACGCTTATCTTGATGGCGTAAAACCGAGCATGGTCTTTCAGCGCGGCTATTATACGCGCATGGCTTTGTCCGCTTACGACTGGGACGGAACGAATCTGACTCAACGCTGGTATTACAATGCCGCCAGTAAGGGCCAAGAATGCTACGGTCAGGGAAACCACAACCTTTCGGCTGGCGACGTGGACGGCGATGGCTTTGATGAAATCATCGAAGGCAACTGCGCCATCGATCACAATGGAAAGTTTATGTACCGCGTCGGCTACGGTCACGGGGATGCCATTCATTTCGGTGATCTCGTTCCGGATCGCCCGGGGCTTGAAGTTTGGGAAGTCCATGAAGAAAAGCCTTATGGCTACAACCTGCATGACGCTAAAACGGGTAAAGTCATTTTCTACGAAACCAGTTCAAGTGACAACGGCCGTGGTCTTTCTGCAGATGTGGATAATACGAGCCGCGGACATGAATTCTGGTCCGCGGCGAACTGGAACACCTACAATTCAAACGGAACGGCGATTGCTTCTTCCCGACCGGCTTACAACTTCCGCATCTACTGGGACGGAGATCCTTATGACGAACTTCTCGACAATACCACGATCAGCAAGTGGAACAGCTCTACGAAAAAGAGCTCGAACCTGATTACGTTCGAAGGTAATTCTTGCAATTCTACCAAGGCGACTCCGAATATTTCCGCAGACATCCTTGGCGACTGGCGTGAAGAAGTGATTCTGCACAACGGTTCGAATCAGCTTTACCTTTACACGACGACGATTCCGACGGAAAAGCGCATGTACACGCTGATGCACGACCCGATTTACCGTTTGGGAATTTCTTGGCAGAATACCGCTTACAACCAGCCTCCGCATTTGGGCTTCTGGCTAGCAAACGACAAGGATTCAATTCCAGTACCGGACATTGAACTCGTCGGCAGCGTCACGGTCCCGACTTTGATCAAGCAGGGCGCAGGATCTTCGAATCAGCTGGTTCTTTGGACAGAGGCGATAGAAGCTTTCTCTTATGCATACAAGGGTTGCTCTGGAGCCAAGGTGGAAGGTTTGCCGGAAGGCATTACCGCAAAGATTGCGGACGGAACCGTGGCGATTTCCGGAACTCCGACGGAAACAGGAACATTCCCATTTACAGTGACGACTTACGGTGGGGAAGGTGATGCGGCTGTCAAAACGGGCTCCATTACCGTGATTCCCAAGGCGATGACTTCGACGACGGGCGAAATTCTCTCTTGGGTGAATGCCGCTTATCCGACGGATGGCTATGGAGGTTATGAAGAATCGAATGCGGGATGGATCGACAGCGGCTATTACAACTTCGTCAATGACCTTACGGGATTTGGGGAATGGAAGCTCCTTTCTGAGAAAACCGCTGGCAATGCGAATTTGACGATCCGTTTTGCAAATGGCGGTTCGGCAGATCGCATGATGAATCTCGTCTTTAACGATTCGACGATTGGCGCGGTTTCGTTCCCGTCCACAGGAAACTGGACCACCTACGATTCTGTTGTGATTCCGGTGGTTTTGCAAAAGGGTCTGAATACGATTGCGTTGTATTCGATGATGTCGGATGGCGGTCCGAACGTCGATGAATTTGAATTTGATGCAGAAGGGGTACGCCAGTGGACGATCGAAGATACCTCCTGGGTGAATCAGAACCTCAAAGGCGAGGAAGAATCCGAAGAGGAAAAGAAAGAGGATTCGGAAGGCGAAGCTTTGATGATTCAGGGGATGAGTTCTGTGCAGGCTGCCGCTCTCAGCGCCTCTCGAAACGGTATCTCTTACCGCATCCCGGTCGCTCGTGCCTCGCTCGCTGTCTTTGACGCAAACGGAAATGTGGTGCTCAAACAGATCGTTGGGCGTCAGGGCGTTATCGTTCAGGAATGGGACGCTCTCCCGGCTGGAAACTACATAATCGGAATTCGTGCGAACGGAAAGTTCTTAACGAAAATTTCGACGACGAAGAAATAA
- a CDS encoding CvpA family protein, whose translation MEANWIDIFCGSILLILVGIGIFCGLAKTIVHLIAWIGGAIGVIYAPELLGPFLSENFSFSETTLIILTRVLGFLLPFILLRILGHFVNKFMKRHFSLVNALGGGFLGFIKGVIPCVILLSTLYLLPLSGTLKTQRDTSFAYGVYSYVLRQSGAEQKIIDTQNTIRKTLESKVEEAAEEAVNQAAESAKETAKKAADKAASKIQN comes from the coding sequence ATGGAAGCAAACTGGATAGATATCTTCTGCGGATCGATTCTTTTGATCCTCGTCGGCATTGGCATTTTTTGCGGCCTCGCCAAGACGATTGTCCATTTGATCGCTTGGATCGGCGGTGCAATCGGCGTGATTTATGCACCGGAATTGTTAGGCCCCTTCCTCTCCGAAAACTTTAGCTTTTCGGAAACAACGCTCATCATTTTGACGCGCGTCCTCGGATTCCTTTTGCCATTTATTTTGCTCCGCATTCTAGGACACTTTGTGAACAAGTTCATGAAGCGGCATTTTTCATTGGTGAATGCGCTAGGCGGAGGTTTTTTAGGATTCATCAAGGGTGTCATTCCCTGTGTCATTCTCCTTTCGACGCTGTATCTTTTACCGCTGTCCGGAACTTTGAAAACGCAAAGGGACACTTCCTTTGCTTATGGCGTTTACTCTTATGTGCTTCGTCAGTCGGGTGCTGAACAGAAAATCATCGATACGCAAAATACGATTCGCAAAACGCTCGAAAGCAAAGTCGAAGAAGCGGCAGAAGAAGCGGTGAATCAAGCCGCGGAATCCGCCAAGGAAACCGCTAAAAAAGCGGCGGATAAGGCCGCTTCCAAAATTCAAAATTAA
- a CDS encoding serine/threonine protein kinase: MASIIDDITHSQDGTKDGTKTPRKRRAPTKIGGYTAVKKIGQGAMGDIWLCEDPSLCRRVVVKQMLPSLRGYEDLIARFKRECVILAALHHPNIVHPFALWQERTGKLALAMEYVDGATFRQILDVNSRPPIWVTLYLIHEILQTLICVHANQIIHRDLKPSNMMVEKNGRVRLLDFGIARDANPGQDMTLPGSVLGTAAYMSPEQVKGFTVTYASDIFSLGIIACEMVMGKNPFRGESMELTSQYILNLHLKIKNFPPEVPYNLRRWILKCLEKKPQDRFHSTKEAADALASIMDGYPRQLDIPCREWLKATMRNEPLPELPKNSKMQMFKFGLIAGAAAGALLATFITALICS, encoded by the coding sequence ATGGCATCTATCATCGACGACATCACTCACTCACAAGATGGAACAAAAGATGGGACAAAAACGCCCCGCAAGCGTAGAGCGCCGACAAAAATCGGCGGTTACACCGCAGTCAAAAAAATTGGGCAGGGTGCCATGGGCGATATTTGGCTTTGCGAAGATCCTTCGCTATGCCGTCGCGTGGTCGTCAAGCAGATGCTCCCGAGTTTACGCGGCTACGAAGACCTGATCGCCCGTTTTAAGCGGGAATGCGTGATTCTCGCCGCCTTGCACCACCCAAACATTGTGCATCCCTTTGCTCTTTGGCAAGAACGCACAGGCAAGCTCGCCCTCGCGATGGAATACGTGGACGGAGCGACTTTCCGCCAGATTTTGGACGTAAACAGCCGTCCGCCGATTTGGGTCACGCTCTATCTGATTCACGAAATTTTGCAGACGCTCATCTGCGTACACGCAAACCAGATTATTCACCGCGACTTGAAACCGTCGAACATGATGGTCGAAAAGAACGGTCGCGTGCGCCTGCTCGACTTCGGCATTGCCCGCGATGCAAATCCGGGCCAGGACATGACCCTTCCGGGAAGCGTTCTCGGCACCGCAGCCTATATGAGTCCGGAACAGGTCAAAGGCTTTACGGTTACCTATGCTTCGGACATTTTTAGCCTCGGAATTATCGCCTGCGAAATGGTGATGGGTAAAAATCCGTTCCGCGGCGAGTCCATGGAACTGACGTCCCAGTACATTCTGAATCTGCATTTGAAAATCAAGAACTTTCCACCGGAAGTCCCGTACAATCTTCGCCGTTGGATCTTAAAATGTTTGGAAAAGAAGCCTCAGGACCGTTTCCATTCGACAAAGGAAGCGGCGGACGCCTTGGCAAGCATCATGGACGGTTACCCGCGACAGCTCGACATTCCTTGTCGCGAATGGCTCAAAGCGACTATGCGCAACGAGCCTTTGCCGGAACTGCCCAAAAACTCTAAAATGCAGATGTTCAAGTTCGGGCTGATTGCAGGAGCTGCCGCAGGCGCCCTTCTTGCGACCTTTATCACCGCCCTCATCTGCAGCTAA
- a CDS encoding glycogen/starch synthase, which yields MKFLAVSPEAGEWKKPSQLAGAVNQLTQACIRTGTESLAISPFYSRLLDDSVQFKCVFKGFEKLRNMPFEVWTGENPLHAYIRYDSYFDREAIYGENGIPYSDNHLRFSFLASAALAYADAIHFQPTMFCGHDWGGALLAPIAQTAYAGIFDNIAFFFTVHNITYDFHVTESEIERIGLPRKDFNMNGYEFWGKVSLLKAGIFYAKKVLLPSPGYCDGIINNHLGGGLSGFLLRNQDKLKGIQFGVNYPFWDFNAKANQPIEQAKKAARSDLSQALGKDFEHRMVMFCPLGQESGRTSETLATLLGDINKLNIFVVVGTTPGTADWDFYTPVASQEHSHMAILNTVQGSNSIVRMALAGSDILFAANPTEPSASMILKSLACGTIPLTGHDVGCANLLSNYVGDFATANAMLVDDSAAPDQMIRKLKNAVQLYSTNMESWNYLVRNAYQFRYEWDRTISQYIITLGET from the coding sequence TTGAAGTTTTTGGCCGTAAGCCCCGAAGCCGGGGAATGGAAAAAGCCGAGCCAGCTGGCTGGAGCTGTCAATCAGCTTACCCAAGCGTGTATCCGGACCGGAACCGAATCTTTAGCGATTTCCCCCTTTTATTCCCGACTTCTCGACGATTCTGTCCAATTTAAGTGCGTTTTCAAAGGTTTTGAAAAACTCCGAAACATGCCTTTTGAAGTCTGGACCGGAGAAAATCCCCTCCACGCCTATATCCGCTACGACAGCTACTTCGACCGTGAAGCGATTTACGGCGAAAACGGAATCCCTTACAGCGACAACCACCTACGGTTTTCGTTCCTCGCTTCGGCAGCACTCGCCTATGCAGACGCAATCCATTTTCAGCCGACGATGTTCTGCGGCCATGACTGGGGTGGAGCCCTGCTCGCTCCGATTGCCCAAACGGCTTACGCAGGCATTTTCGACAATATAGCCTTTTTCTTTACCGTTCATAACATCACCTACGATTTCCATGTGACCGAAAGCGAAATCGAACGCATTGGACTTCCGCGAAAAGATTTCAACATGAACGGCTATGAATTCTGGGGTAAGGTCAGCCTTCTCAAAGCGGGCATTTTCTACGCCAAAAAGGTACTGCTCCCCTCCCCGGGATATTGCGACGGCATTATCAACAACCACCTCGGCGGTGGACTTTCGGGCTTCTTACTCCGCAATCAGGACAAGCTCAAAGGCATCCAATTTGGCGTCAATTACCCGTTCTGGGACTTTAACGCCAAGGCGAACCAACCGATTGAACAGGCAAAAAAAGCGGCCCGTTCGGACCTTTCGCAAGCCCTCGGAAAAGATTTTGAACACCGCATGGTGATGTTCTGCCCTTTGGGGCAGGAATCCGGTCGCACGTCGGAAACCCTCGCCACCCTCCTTGGCGACATCAACAAGTTGAATATTTTTGTCGTCGTCGGTACAACTCCAGGAACCGCTGACTGGGATTTCTACACGCCTGTCGCAAGCCAGGAACATTCCCACATGGCGATCTTGAATACAGTCCAAGGCAGCAATTCGATTGTGCGCATGGCTCTCGCCGGTTCGGACATTCTCTTTGCTGCGAACCCGACGGAACCTTCCGCAAGCATGATCTTAAAATCCCTAGCCTGCGGAACCATTCCGCTGACCGGGCACGATGTGGGCTGTGCAAACCTGCTTTCCAATTACGTCGGAGACTTTGCAACGGCAAACGCGATGCTCGTCGATGATTCGGCAGCCCCAGACCAGATGATTCGCAAGTTGAAGAATGCGGTCCAGCTGTACAGCACCAATATGGAAAGCTGGAATTACCTGGTGCGCAACGCTTACCAGTTCCGCTACGAGTGGGACCGTACGATTTCGCAGTACATCATCACACTCGGCGAAACCTAA
- a CDS encoding BamA/OMP85 family outer membrane protein encodes MAQLLDVPEEYTTPTTVRHVRAEGLINMDERSVLSRVSVRDGQVLPPSAFTEKVQKSVSDLFETGYFDDVTAWVDYQPGNENKVDLVFRVVELPALDTIFIEGCDEISEEDVRLKINLLQGRVYSKSGLERDRQNILNYYRGEGYLLAEVGFRETPVSDHENDVTFIIREGPKVQVDSIVITGNDHVPATDITDHMVTKRTHWWGDGEFKEAIFEADRDSVLNAIRHFGYLDAELKEYRAEYLPDSSCNFYLGRAVPKGRKLTLLYGQLNQAIADTANIMNRLAGRVQEKSAHYYREHRSNFHPYSQAVPVYNVQDEETAVKILNGIITYEELRKEWIKNLPKDHNWKNRKIDSLMKKHKRNRYDEKLLTRYTMEETFGALTPYDSVITSKYVRIYIDINEGRRYYTGAVHFTGNEILTDKMLSHYVYLDSGEVFDYYAYEATRSGIISAYREEGYLFAQYDETREFVNDSIVNLEYKVREGLPAQIHRVNIIGNTKTRDKVIRREVRLFPGDTYRQSSMERSFREIMQLNYFDMVYPDIQVVGDQDVDLIFKVAEKEAGTGQFSAGLAYSQSDGLTATLGVSIPNCCMGDGQSASFNVEYGEDKKSASISFMEPWFLDYPITLGTSLSYAWWNQDDDPDITRYGGTIYVGKRLKWPDDYFYGQIGYSWMMNKQGDNVDGSLIRYSGIESALNFKLIRDDKNLPQFPTDGSRYVLSVQWADEVIGSHFNFVKTDLTVKWWFPLIGDRVALALTNEYGIMVGDPLQYRTLYQMGGVLGYDGMMRGYSSGSIGYRRLGRSYQYIGAEIQWGIVPNTFYLLPLFFDAGNVFGKRYDPDTKVSKNQPNPLTEWDPSSLKRDFGFGFRVVVPMLGIIGFDFAWPLDPGETYSGLQRTSVGDMEFNFVIGQGF; translated from the coding sequence ATGGCGCAGCTGTTGGATGTGCCAGAAGAATATACGACGCCGACGACTGTGCGTCATGTGCGAGCGGAAGGCCTTATTAATATGGATGAGCGCTCGGTGCTCAGCCGTGTGAGCGTCCGTGATGGCCAAGTGCTTCCTCCTTCTGCTTTTACAGAAAAGGTGCAGAAGAGCGTTTCGGATTTGTTTGAAACCGGATATTTCGACGATGTAACCGCTTGGGTGGACTATCAGCCGGGTAACGAAAATAAGGTGGACCTCGTCTTCCGCGTTGTGGAACTTCCGGCTTTGGATACCATTTTCATCGAAGGTTGCGACGAAATCTCCGAAGAAGACGTCCGTTTGAAGATCAACCTTTTGCAGGGCCGCGTTTACAGCAAGAGCGGTCTTGAACGCGATCGCCAGAACATTTTGAACTATTACCGTGGAGAAGGCTATCTGCTTGCGGAAGTCGGCTTCCGTGAAACGCCGGTTTCCGACCATGAAAACGATGTGACTTTTATTATCCGTGAAGGTCCTAAGGTTCAGGTGGATTCCATTGTGATTACGGGTAACGATCATGTTCCGGCGACAGACATTACCGATCACATGGTCACCAAGCGCACCCACTGGTGGGGCGATGGGGAATTCAAGGAAGCGATTTTTGAAGCGGACCGCGATTCGGTTTTGAATGCAATCCGTCACTTCGGTTATTTGGATGCGGAACTCAAGGAATACCGTGCGGAATATCTGCCGGATTCGAGCTGTAACTTCTACTTAGGGCGAGCGGTTCCGAAGGGGCGAAAGCTCACGCTCCTCTATGGCCAGTTGAACCAGGCGATTGCGGATACAGCGAATATCATGAACCGTCTTGCAGGCCGAGTTCAGGAAAAGTCCGCGCACTACTACCGCGAACACCGTTCGAACTTCCACCCGTACTCCCAGGCAGTGCCGGTGTACAATGTGCAAGATGAAGAAACCGCTGTTAAGATTTTGAACGGCATCATTACATACGAAGAACTCCGCAAGGAATGGATCAAGAACCTTCCGAAGGACCACAACTGGAAGAACCGGAAAATCGATTCGTTGATGAAAAAGCACAAGCGTAACCGTTACGACGAAAAGCTTTTGACCCGCTATACGATGGAAGAAACCTTTGGCGCTCTCACTCCGTATGACAGCGTGATCACTTCCAAGTATGTGCGCATTTACATCGACATTAACGAAGGCCGTCGTTATTACACGGGTGCAGTGCACTTCACCGGAAATGAAATCTTGACCGATAAGATGCTTTCCCACTATGTTTACCTCGACAGCGGCGAAGTCTTTGACTATTACGCTTATGAAGCGACTCGCAGCGGTATTATTTCGGCTTACCGCGAAGAGGGTTACCTTTTTGCACAGTACGACGAAACGCGTGAATTTGTGAACGACAGCATTGTGAACCTGGAATACAAGGTGCGCGAAGGTTTGCCGGCTCAGATCCACCGCGTGAACATTATTGGAAATACGAAGACCCGTGATAAGGTGATTCGCCGTGAAGTGCGCCTGTTCCCGGGCGACACGTACCGCCAGTCTTCGATGGAACGTAGCTTCCGTGAAATCATGCAGCTGAACTACTTTGACATGGTCTATCCGGATATCCAGGTCGTCGGCGATCAGGATGTGGACTTGATCTTTAAGGTTGCAGAAAAGGAGGCGGGTACGGGTCAGTTCAGTGCGGGCCTTGCCTACAGCCAGAGTGATGGTCTTACCGCAACTCTCGGCGTTTCGATTCCGAACTGCTGTATGGGTGATGGCCAGAGCGCGTCTTTCAACGTGGAATACGGTGAAGACAAGAAGAGTGCCTCGATTAGCTTTATGGAACCTTGGTTCCTCGATTATCCGATTACTCTTGGTACAAGCTTGAGCTATGCCTGGTGGAATCAGGATGACGATCCGGATATTACGCGTTACGGTGGTACGATCTATGTCGGTAAACGTTTGAAGTGGCCGGACGACTACTTCTACGGTCAGATTGGTTACAGCTGGATGATGAATAAGCAGGGCGATAACGTGGACGGCAGCCTTATCCGCTACTCCGGTATCGAATCCGCTTTGAATTTCAAGTTGATCCGCGACGACAAGAATTTGCCACAGTTCCCGACGGACGGTTCCCGCTATGTGCTGTCTGTGCAGTGGGCTGACGAAGTGATTGGCAGTCATTTCAACTTTGTGAAGACGGACTTGACGGTGAAGTGGTGGTTCCCGCTCATCGGCGATCGCGTGGCTCTCGCTTTGACAAACGAATACGGTATTATGGTGGGCGATCCGCTGCAGTACAGAACCTTGTACCAGATGGGTGGTGTCCTCGGTTACGATGGTATGATGCGCGGTTATAGTTCGGGCTCGATTGGCTATCGTCGCTTGGGACGTAGCTACCAGTACATCGGTGCAGAAATCCAGTGGGGTATTGTCCCGAATACGTTCTACCTGCTTCCGCTCTTCTTCGATGCGGGTAACGTTTTCGGTAAGCGCTATGACCCGGACACGAAGGTTTCCAAGAATCAGCCGAATCCGCTGACGGAATGGGATCCTTCGAGCCTCAAGCGAGACTTCGGCTTCGGCTTCCGAGTGGTGGTTCCGATGCTCGGTATTATCGGCTTCGACTTCGCATGGCCGCTGGATCCTGGTGAAACTTACTCCGGTTTGCAGCGTACAAGCGTCGGCGATATGGAATTCAATTTCGTTATCGGTCAGGGATTCTAA
- a CDS encoding OmpH family outer membrane protein, whose translation MHVKKLFLILFAALLVCGTASAEDGLRVAHVDSKLIFEGYKGTKKAQEEYDRQVAKWEQQANLLQKELAAIKEKLDKQALMLSDEKRNELEADYAKKNTELKEFIDRVYGRTGELITENEKVSAPIIALIKKAVTEIALQEGYDMVVDRATGAVLFWKDENDLTKKVLDYLNAR comes from the coding sequence ATGCACGTCAAGAAACTTTTCCTCATTCTTTTTGCCGCGCTTCTTGTGTGCGGCACCGCTTCCGCGGAAGACGGCCTGCGCGTGGCGCACGTCGATTCCAAGCTGATTTTTGAAGGGTACAAGGGCACGAAAAAGGCTCAGGAAGAATACGATCGCCAAGTGGCAAAATGGGAACAGCAAGCGAACCTTTTGCAAAAGGAACTCGCTGCGATCAAGGAAAAGCTCGATAAGCAGGCTTTGATGCTTTCGGACGAAAAACGCAATGAACTCGAAGCCGATTATGCCAAAAAGAACACGGAATTGAAGGAATTCATCGACCGCGTTTACGGCAGAACGGGCGAACTCATCACCGAAAATGAAAAGGTGAGCGCTCCGATTATCGCGCTCATTAAAAAGGCAGTGACTGAAATCGCCCTTCAAGAAGGTTACGATATGGTGGTGGATCGTGCCACGGGAGCGGTGCTTTTCTGGAAGGATGAGAACGATTTGACGAAAAAGGTCTTGGATTACCTGAACGCCCGATAA